The Betta splendens chromosome 4, fBetSpl5.4, whole genome shotgun sequence genome contains a region encoding:
- the rnf152 gene encoding E3 ubiquitin-protein ligase rnf152: MDALSQDSLLECQICFNYYSPRRRPKLLDCRHTCCSVCLTQMRSSQKEIRCPWCRGVTKLPAGLSVSHLPDDPDVVTVVAIPHASEHTPVFIRLPSNGCYMVPLPVAKERALGLPGALGLPGELGCRFLPGGGQQKGVAVVALPEQQPLGLAVDLDGVALEAGEAERRAAGPAGAGKGSTWSGVCTVILVACVLLFLLGIVLHNMSCISKRFTVISCG, encoded by the coding sequence ATGGACGCCCTCTCCCAGGACTCCCTCCTGGAGTGCCAGATCTGCTTCAACTACTACAGCCCGCGGCGGCGGCCCAAGCTGCTGGACTGCAGGCACACGTGCTGCTCCGTGTGTCTGACCCAGATGCGCAGCAGCCAGAAGGAGATCCGCTGCCCCTGGTGCCGCGGCGTCACCAAGCTGCCGGCGGGCCTGTCCGTCTCGCATCTCCCCGACGACCCGGACGTCGTCACCGTGGTCGCCATCCCCCACGCCTCGGAGCACACGCCCGTCTTCATCCGCCTCCCCAGCAACGGCTGCTACATGGTGCCGCTGCCCGTGGCCAAGGAGCGGGCGCTGGGCCTGCCGGGGGCTCTAGGCCTGCCCGGAGAGCTGGGCTGCCGCTTCCTGCCCGGCGGCGGCCAGCAGAAGGGCGTGGCCGTGGTGGCGCTGCCcgagcagcagccgctgggcctGGCCGTGGACCTGGACGGCGTGGCGCTGGAGGCGGGCGAGGCGGAGCGGAGGGCGGCGGGGCCGGCGGGGGCGGGGAAGGGCTCCACGTGGTCGGGCGTGTGCACGGTGATCCTGGTGGCGTGCGTGCTGCTCTTCCTGCTGGGCATCGTGCTGCACAACATGTCGTGCATCTCCAAGCGCTTCACGGTCATCTCCTGCGGCTGA